The Candidatus Eisenbacteria bacterium genome contains the following window.
TTTCGAGACGGTCGCCGACACGCCCCGCCCCGACGGTTCCGGCCTCGCTCTCTACTCGAGCGCGGCCGACCCGAACCGCTCCGGCCTCGATCTCTCCGAGGTCGAGCGCCGAGGTGTGGGGGGAGACATGATCCGCCCGTGGAGCGATCCCCTCGTCGACTACTACCTGATCGTTCTGGACGACCTCTTACGTCTCGTTCCGACCGAGATCTCGGACGGGGCGGAGTCGTTTGGGAACGACATCCAGGACTTCGGGTACACGGACGATATGGACGAGATCAACTTCGCCCCGCTCGACGGATGGAGCCTCGATCCGTATGGGGTGGAGATGATCCCGGGGCACACGTACATCTTGTGGACCTGGGACGATCACTTCGCCAAGATCCGCGTGAGCGCGATCGGGGCGGACTTCGTCCTTCTGGAGTGGGCATACCAGCTGAGCGCGGACGATTGGGAGAGGCGCCAGCTAGCCCCCCGCTTCGCTGGTGCGGGGAGGGCGCCGTAGTCTGGACGGCCTGGACTCGAAAAAAAGGGAACCATTCCCGCGAACCGGGTGTAGAGAGAGACGAAACCTCGGAACGAACCTGGGAGAGGGCTCCTCTCCGAACGGGGGTCGGGACACCAAGCGACGGAGACAGGAAAACTCAGGGGTAACCGGTTGCTCTGCCCTCCTGCAGAGAATGAGCGAGCCCGGGCTTTGGGTTCGCTAAGGGTGCCGGCGGCTAGGGTGCTGAAAAGGGGCAGCTCCTGAACCCGCCCGGCACCCGTTTCTCTTTCTCGACCTCGTCGGTATCGGATACCTTCTCGGGGACGGTATCAGATACCGGTATCTGATACCGGAACCAGATACCGGAACGCGCAGGACAGGGATCAGGTACCGAATCAATCCCCCGCGGCGAGGTCGTCCCAGTAGGCTTGCTGGAGAATCTCATTCTCCTCGGACTCGTGGCGGCGGAGGGTATACACGATCATCTTCGTTCGGAGCGTTAGCTCCCGGATCTGGGCGCGGACCGGGTCGGTGGTTCCCGTCGTCTCGTCCAGAATCCCGCGAAGATCGCCGAGAATCCTCTGATGCTCCTCGAAGAGCCGGTCGAGGGAGGGGACGAAGCGCGGGAACTCGACCGGGACTTCCTTGTAGAGCGGGCTCGCCTCTTCCTCCTCGAAATGGGGTCCTAGAATCCGAACGAGCGGGTCGAGCTGCTCCCGAAGGCACTCGGTCCACGTCCGCATGCAGTCGGCCGGCTCGTCGAGCCACTGCTCGAGGTCGCACATCATCCGCGAGATCCGGCGATGCTCCTCGAAAGCCGCTTCCGCCTCCGCACGGAGGTTCTTCCGGGTCGGTTTCTTCTCCTTCACGGCCGCACCCCCTTTCGCTCACTTGAGCTTGACCGACGGCGAGCGGTCTTGCGCTCCGGCGGCGGCCGGCGTCTCTTTCCGCACGCTGTTCGAACCGCACCGGGGGCACGACCGCTCCTTGACCTCCTTCGGATCATACAGCACGGGGAAGCGATGTTGACAACGCAAACAGTAGAAGGTCGTCGTTTCGGCCATCACGACTTCTCCTCGGCGGTCGCGGCGAGCGCCCCCGCCCCCTCGGCCGCTTTCGCCTTCCTCTTCTCGAGCTTCTCCCTCTTCTGGCGGAGGAACTCGGCCACTGCTTTCTTCGACTCCTCGA
Protein-coding sequences here:
- a CDS encoding fibronectin type III domain-containing protein, translated to MMRRKRRQALRALMIGIAAAGILAGCGDDDCPTAVCYKGPPPVPAGVYTVTGDGSVQIYWTPIRGAGVRRYGVYRSRTPEGPYQWIADVVPSNRPYYIDTGLANGTTYYYAVDAKYDYGESALSSFETVADTPRPDGSGLALYSSAADPNRSGLDLSEVERRGVGGDMIRPWSDPLVDYYLIVLDDLLRLVPTEISDGAESFGNDIQDFGYTDDMDEINFAPLDGWSLDPYGVEMIPGHTYILWTWDDHFAKIRVSAIGADFVLLEWAYQLSADDWERRQLAPRFAGAGRAP
- a CDS encoding hemerythrin domain-containing protein, with the translated sequence MKEKKPTRKNLRAEAEAAFEEHRRISRMMCDLEQWLDEPADCMRTWTECLREQLDPLVRILGPHFEEEEASPLYKEVPVEFPRFVPSLDRLFEEHQRILGDLRGILDETTGTTDPVRAQIRELTLRTKMIVYTLRRHESEENEILQQAYWDDLAAGD